The Arabidopsis thaliana chromosome 5, partial sequence genomic interval AGACTACTTGTATGcataaaagagaagatacATGTCTTTGAAATGTTGATATTAGCAAGATATGTATCGTAATTGCCATTCTGCTTCAGTTTCCATTGGAGACTGAATGGGAGTTAGAAGGGGTGTTCCTTATTCGACATTTAAAGAAGAGGTGAGATTATTAACACTTTCAATTAGGAGCTTTACTCTTACAGAGATTTGATCTAACCAAAGATGCTTGATTAAAGATATTGCCGTTGATGTTTTTTctggtaaaaaaaagaagagaattaaTATTAACtgtaaaaaacacaaaaaaaaacggaaaaatAGGACACGTGGAATTGGTGCTGATGTTTTACCTGCCACTGGTTGCCTCACAGCCTCACCACCTCTCAAAGTCGCCTGAGAATCAGagctctctcttttctctctcccatccttttttttttttttttttttttctgtcggGTTCTTTGTGCTTTCCGTCAATTTCTTCTCGGAGAGCGACTAATTTCGACGATTAGCTCGGTGGCTGTTTTCTTTCAATTCGTGCATTTCGTCAGATTAACAGGTTTTAAGGGAAATTTCTTCCACGCGacgacttttttttgtttggttcaagAATCAGTAAATGTATTCGCCTTTCATTGCAGTAGTAGGGTTTATAGTTTCTTAAGCTAGAGgtgtgagtttttttcttctccttagGTTTTGAGATATAAATTTTGGGTTGTAATGGGGGATATAACTTGGGTTGAAGAGGGTAATGGCTCTGCGACTTCTTCGAGGAAAAGGAAAGCGAGACCTAAACGATTCGAATTTGTAGGATGGGGTTCGAGACAACTCATTGAGTTTCTACACTCTCTTGGTAAAGATACTTCAGAAATGATCTCTCGTTATGATGTTAGTGACACTATTGCTAAGTATATTTCAAAGGAAGGTCTTTTAGATCCTTCCAATAAGAAGAAAGTTGTGTGCGACAAAAGATTGGTTTTGCTTTTCGGGACTAGGACGATTTTCAGAATGAAAGTCTATGATCTCCTTGAAAAGCATTACAAAGAGAATCAGGATGATTCTGACTTTGATTTTCTCTACGAGGATGAGCCGCAGATTATTTGTCATTCGGAGAAGATAGCTAAACGGACAAGTAAGGTTGTTAAGAAACCTAGAGGTACTTTTGCTGCTATTGTGAGTGATAATATCAAGCTTCTCTACTTGAGAAAGAGCTTAGTCCAGGAACTGCTCAAGTCTCCTGATACCTTTGAGGGTAAAATGTTGGGAAGTTTTGTGAGGATCAAGTCTGACCCTAATGATTATCTTCAGAAGTACCCTTATCAGCTTGTTCAGGTGACAGGTAATTTCCTGAAAGTCTTTTATCTGTGATTGTCAGTGTTCGTGATTTCTATGGACAATATAATCACATCTCTTAAATTTTGTCTCTTTGCTTAAAAATCTCTGGTCTGTTGTAGAAAGTTGAGCTCTCTCtgtgcttttgttttctctgttatATAGGCGTGAAGAAGGAACATGGGACtgatgattttcttcttcaggttACAAATTATGTGAAAGATGTTTCTATATCTGTGCTATCTGATGATAATTTCTCCCAGGTAATATACTTAGAAGTTAGAAATAATGTTCATACCTCAATTTTTTGCTTATGATCGATGCAAAGTCAGGTACCCATGTAGTTTAAGAACCGGCAATTGGGATTCTGTTCTAGTTATATAACACATACTATCTTTCACTATTACTATGTTTGACAAACGCCCCCATTTTAACCTATATAATCT includes:
- a CDS encoding SWIB/MDM2 and Plus-3 and GYF domain-containing protein, which encodes MGDITWVEEGNGSATSSRKRKARPKRFEFVGWGSRQLIEFLHSLGKDTSEMISRYDVSDTIAKYISKEGLLDPSNKKKVVCDKRLVLLFGTRTIFRMKVYDLLEKHYKENQDDSDFDFLYEDEPQIICHSEKIAKRTSKVVKKPRGTFAAIVSDNIKLLYLRKSLVQELLKSPDTFEGKMLGSFVRIKSDPNDYLQKYPYQLVQVTGVKKEHGTDDFLLQVTNYVKDVSISVLSDDNFSQEECEDLHQRIKNGLLKKPTIVEMEEKAKKLHKDQTKHWLGREIELLKRLIDRANEKGWRRELSEYLDKRELLQNPDEQARLLREVPEVIGEELVQNPEVSSPEAHKSDNEQRLSESPLSCIHETPEARNLFGGEDQQFNNGYVMSNPITTPGITSCATEINKGLPTWIASAGAHNMYRVSCFTLLHLTTIVLCYYLTC